The proteins below come from a single Metarhizium brunneum chromosome 1, complete sequence genomic window:
- the lea-1 gene encoding U2 small nuclear ribonucleoprotein A: MRLTSELIHDSLSYLNPLKERELDLRGHRIPAIENLGVAGPHDSIDFTDNDIQILGNFPLSPRITTLLLARNRIASIQASLPNAVPNLTNLVLASNNFAQLADLDTLKGFERLTHLVLADNPVTKKEHYRYWILWRCPTVRFLDYAKVKEAERERGRELFGTEAEPTALALEILGNKSTMFDVAANGAAQPSRLSRIKLTDDEKKRLQEKIKKATSLQEIIALEKELNEGRLPAGIHADAMEE; the protein is encoded by the exons ATGCGGCTCACCAGCGAGCTCATCCACGATTCCCTGTCCTATCTCAACCCGCTCAAGGAGCGCGAACTGGACCTTCGAG GACATAGGATCCCTGCGATTGAGAACCTTGGTGTGGCGGGC CCACATGATTCCATCGACTTTACAGACAATGATATACAAATCCTAGGCAACTTCCCCCTGTCACCGCGCATAACGACCCTTCTCCTGGCGAGGAATCGCATCGCCAGCATCCAGGCTAGTCTACCGAATGCCGTGCCGAACCTGACAAATCTGGTGCTGGCGTCGAACAATTTTGCACAATTGGCGGATTTGGATACGCTCAAGGGGTTCGAGAGGCTGACGCACTTGGTCTTGGCGGACAACCCGGTGACGAAGAAGGAG CACTACCGTTACTGGATCCTCTGGAGATGTCCCACCGTCCGCTTTTTGGACTACGCCAAAGTAAAGGAAGCCGAGAGGGAGCGGGGACGGGAGTTGTTTGGGACTGAAGCAGAGCCCACGGCCTTGGCGTTGGAG ATTCTGGGCAACAAGTCCACGATGTTTGACGTGGCGGCTAATGGCGCAGCGCAACCGTCCAGACTGTCGAGGATAAAACTCACAGacgatgagaagaagaggctaCAGGAAAAGATAAAAAAGGCTACGAGTTTGCAGGAAATCATTGCTTTGGAAAAGGAGTTGAACGAGGGGCGGTTGCCGGCTGGCATTCACGCcgatgccatggaggaaTAG